The proteins below come from a single Vicinamibacterales bacterium genomic window:
- a CDS encoding peptidylprolyl isomerase, with translation MPMTFCRHVERPRAVMAAVIMWLLCFNPSAIAQDVPPKFVTPFSLDEMTAKQAVIKTDRGQFIIDLLPKAAPNHVGYFIKSAREGVYDGTIFHRMVRHGIVQGGDPLTKDLDKAESYGQGGLGVLALEISDERHTRGAVSAAQVPSEPDSAGSQFFISVVDQPALDGSYTVFGRVSRGMNLVTEISEADTDKEGKAIERIAIHAVAIRDKPSPQPMPFSQDSVEELAAYRVVLATTSGTITIEFMPEIAPEHVRNFLRLASAGVFDGMSIHRVVEGALIQTGWLGSRDRPLDENQERLVTNLQPEFSNTAHVRGIVSMARGDDPASASTSFFICTATVSSLDGNYTVFGRVVDSMATLDSIESLPLNGESPLERVEILAVQVAR, from the coding sequence ATGCCTATGACATTCTGTCGTCACGTGGAACGACCCCGAGCGGTTATGGCAGCAGTGATTATGTGGTTGCTGTGCTTCAACCCATCTGCGATCGCCCAAGACGTGCCACCCAAATTTGTAACACCTTTCAGTCTCGACGAGATGACTGCCAAACAGGCCGTCATTAAGACCGATCGAGGCCAATTTATTATCGATCTGTTACCCAAGGCTGCGCCGAACCACGTTGGGTATTTCATCAAATCAGCAAGAGAAGGGGTCTACGACGGTACGATTTTTCATCGAATGGTACGGCACGGGATTGTCCAAGGTGGAGACCCCTTAACAAAAGATTTGGACAAGGCCGAGTCCTACGGCCAGGGTGGACTTGGTGTTCTCGCCCTTGAAATAAGTGATGAGAGGCACACGCGTGGTGCAGTGTCGGCTGCTCAGGTTCCGAGTGAGCCTGACAGTGCAGGGTCACAGTTCTTTATCAGTGTTGTAGACCAACCTGCACTTGACGGCAGTTACACGGTCTTCGGTCGAGTTTCAAGAGGGATGAATCTCGTTACTGAGATTTCAGAGGCTGATACCGACAAGGAGGGCAAGGCCATAGAACGGATTGCTATCCATGCTGTTGCCATCCGCGACAAGCCATCGCCACAGCCGATGCCGTTCTCGCAGGACAGCGTTGAGGAGCTTGCTGCTTACCGAGTGGTCCTTGCGACTACCTCAGGGACAATCACGATCGAATTCATGCCCGAGATTGCACCCGAGCACGTCCGAAACTTTTTACGACTCGCTTCAGCTGGGGTGTTTGATGGGATGTCAATCCACCGGGTTGTTGAAGGAGCACTCATTCAGACTGGTTGGCTTGGTAGCCGAGATCGCCCCCTGGACGAGAACCAAGAGCGCCTTGTTACGAACCTTCAGCCAGAATTCTCAAACACTGCGCACGTTCGCGGGATTGTTTCCATGGCCAGGGGGGACGACCCGGCTAGTGCGTCGACTTCTTTCTTTATCTGCACAGCCACGGTGAGTTCACTCGACGGGAACTATACCGTGTTTGGCCGAGTGGTCGACAGTATGGCGACCTTGGACTCCATTGAATCGCTGCCACTGAATGGTGAGAGTCCCTTGGAACGAGTTGAAATTCTCGCTGTGCAGGTCGCACGCTAA